A portion of the Gammaproteobacteria bacterium genome contains these proteins:
- a CDS encoding peptidoglycan DD-metalloendopeptidase family protein, whose amino-acid sequence MRNSPFFWLVTFWLFCLPELTLSASAEAPRNLTSIKKEIAAVQNEISQDEKNLNTLNSQLKISEKSISSLTLKIKELSKKIEAQESQLVVSRAKKHTYDVKIQEQQDTLEQLISANYSLQRQGQLGIYFSGKSADQTERFLKYYQALDVAVIKHINEVRDTILQLNKVMVSISSKTTQLQRSLSDYKSKVAEIKKAQTNRQTAVSSINKTLNTHRKVLDQLLLDRKQLTTLVTRLATTQPLSHLGFSKQQGKLSWPVQGVIKYLFLQPMANDSVRWQGDLIEAKEGSPVHSIYSGKVIYADWLRGYGLLVIIDHGGHYLSLYARNDTINHKVGDYVETGEVIGTVGQSGGFQNPALYFELRHNGQAINPRDWFKK is encoded by the coding sequence ATGCGCAATAGTCCTTTTTTCTGGCTGGTTACTTTTTGGCTCTTCTGTCTGCCCGAGCTCACTTTATCAGCCTCGGCTGAAGCTCCACGCAATTTAACCTCCATTAAAAAAGAAATCGCCGCCGTTCAAAATGAAATTTCGCAGGATGAAAAGAATCTTAACACCCTTAACTCCCAACTAAAAATCTCTGAAAAAAGCATCAGCTCTTTAACATTAAAAATAAAAGAACTGTCTAAAAAAATAGAAGCCCAAGAGTCCCAGTTAGTTGTTTCTAGAGCAAAAAAACATACGTACGACGTGAAAATTCAAGAGCAACAGGATACTCTTGAGCAGCTCATTTCAGCCAATTACAGCTTGCAACGCCAAGGCCAATTAGGAATTTATTTTAGCGGAAAATCGGCTGATCAGACAGAACGCTTTCTTAAGTATTATCAAGCATTAGACGTTGCGGTCATCAAGCACATCAACGAGGTGCGCGACACCATACTCCAGCTTAATAAAGTCATGGTCTCTATTTCTTCTAAAACCACTCAATTACAACGCTCTTTAAGTGATTATAAAAGCAAAGTAGCAGAAATTAAAAAAGCACAAACAAATCGTCAAACCGCAGTGTCTAGTATTAATAAAACTTTAAACACGCATCGCAAAGTGTTAGACCAACTTTTACTTGATCGCAAACAATTAACCACACTTGTCACACGCCTTGCAACGACTCAACCGCTCAGCCATCTAGGCTTTTCAAAACAACAAGGCAAACTCAGCTGGCCGGTTCAAGGAGTTATAAAATATTTATTTTTACAACCTATGGCGAATGACAGCGTTCGTTGGCAGGGAGATCTGATTGAAGCGAAAGAGGGTAGCCCCGTCCACTCAATCTACAGTGGAAAAGTGATTTATGCGGATTGGCTGCGTGGCTACGGCCTACTGGTAATTATCGATCATGGCGGTCACTATCTCAGCTTATACGCCCGAAATGATACAATAAACCATAAAGTAGGTGATTACGTGGAAACCGGAGAAGTGATTGGAACTGTCGGCCAAAGTGGCGGCTTCCAAAATCCTGCGCTTTATTTTGAGTTACGTCACAACGGGCAAGCGATTAACCCACGCGATTGGTTTAAAAAATAA
- the ybeY gene encoding rRNA maturation RNase YbeY, whose amino-acid sequence MNKKSQQSCFVVDIQSNYPPNSLLTLPDQSQLERWSCAVFGHENLSEAEITLRLVDEAEMQQLNARYRHKDKPTNVLSFPADIPAEVPLELPFLGDIVLCVPVIHQEAEAQEKLLLAHWAHMVVHGVLHLLGYDHMNDKDAKIMEQKEILILKKLGFADPYDEFEEIG is encoded by the coding sequence ATGAACAAAAAAAGCCAGCAAAGCTGCTTCGTCGTTGATATTCAAAGTAATTACCCGCCAAATTCTCTTTTGACACTACCGGATCAAAGCCAGTTAGAACGCTGGTCTTGTGCAGTTTTTGGCCATGAAAATCTGTCAGAGGCAGAAATAACGCTTCGGTTGGTCGATGAAGCTGAAATGCAGCAATTAAATGCACGCTATCGACACAAAGATAAACCTACGAATGTTCTTTCTTTTCCAGCAGATATCCCTGCGGAAGTTCCCTTAGAGTTGCCATTTTTAGGTGACATCGTTTTGTGTGTGCCAGTGATTCATCAAGAAGCTGAGGCTCAAGAAAAACTTCTGTTAGCGCACTGGGCACACATGGTGGTGCATGGCGTATTGCATTTATTAGGCTACGATCATATGAATGATAAAGATGCAAAAATTATGGAACAAAAAGAAATTTTAATTTTGAAGAAATTGGGTTTTGCAGATCCATATGATGAATTTGAAGAGATAGGATGA
- a CDS encoding response regulator, with translation MATNGSDISIDDALVLSELINFIPYCIFWKDNRLVFQGCNLQFAQQFGYNDVKDIIGKTDNDFPWSKNDLKEKYNADDLYVIDTGNSLINMEEEQIQINGSIETLLVSKVPLKNRSGDIIGILGTYNNITYLKNIEKSLRSEKEKSEAASRAKTEFLANMSHDVKSPMSGIVTFTQLMMSNPAWRTPEKAEQINASAEQVLKFFDSCLELSKLEMSEFESQKIIFSLPELLEEIHALFVPRAQSKGLGFVVAYDANLPKVFLGHRGSLYRVVLNLVGNAVKFTENGEVSVRAFVAGFSDNKIRVGIEVKDTGPGIPEDKHQAIFEKLQRLTPSYEGKVEGSGIGLYIVDQYVKHMQGEINVKSHLGQGSTFTLLLPMVVASESDLPEEQRLKENTSTPVTPITKPVVAKFISVEETTLSTNAPLVLLVEDNPMIQIATEGLLNSAGFRVNIAGTGEEALESFVPGKYALIYMDIGLPDMQGYDVAAAIRKKENELNAVTAIPIVALTGHGAVDVQTFCGHSGMQGILSKPITPEKIHGVWRLYGKGEIIDVPGLTLLDVASNTMPPSLAESLKTVPIIDFAETVALIGSEIQANKMFEFLSKDLTKNYLPQLKKTVQQQDYTELRKYLHSLIGALCYAKAPRLHHALLELQEAARNTSPTIVTAYQHVRAEAEQFLRHYQKMNMERITL, from the coding sequence ATGGCTACGAATGGAAGCGATATTAGCATTGACGATGCACTTGTATTATCAGAACTCATTAATTTCATCCCATACTGTATTTTTTGGAAAGATAATAGACTGGTATTTCAAGGTTGTAATCTTCAGTTTGCACAACAATTTGGCTATAACGATGTCAAAGACATTATTGGAAAAACTGATAATGATTTTCCATGGTCAAAGAATGACTTGAAAGAAAAGTACAATGCAGATGATCTTTATGTCATTGATACAGGAAATTCTCTTATAAATATGGAAGAAGAGCAAATTCAAATTAATGGTTCTATTGAAACTTTGCTTGTGAGTAAAGTTCCACTAAAAAATCGCTCTGGTGATATTATTGGAATTCTTGGAACATACAATAATATTACTTATCTTAAGAACATTGAAAAATCTTTACGTAGTGAAAAAGAAAAATCTGAAGCCGCCAGTCGCGCCAAAACAGAATTTCTTGCGAATATGAGTCACGACGTAAAATCTCCGATGTCAGGTATCGTCACGTTTACTCAATTAATGATGTCGAATCCAGCATGGCGTACACCTGAAAAAGCCGAACAGATAAATGCCAGTGCAGAACAAGTATTAAAATTTTTCGATAGTTGTTTGGAACTCTCTAAACTTGAAATGAGTGAGTTTGAATCTCAAAAAATTATTTTTTCGTTACCAGAATTGTTAGAAGAAATTCATGCGTTATTTGTGCCTCGTGCACAGAGTAAAGGCTTAGGCTTTGTTGTTGCTTATGATGCAAACCTACCGAAAGTTTTTCTGGGGCATCGTGGAAGCCTCTATCGTGTAGTATTAAATCTAGTGGGCAATGCCGTGAAATTTACTGAAAACGGTGAAGTCAGCGTACGTGCGTTCGTCGCTGGTTTTAGCGACAACAAAATTCGAGTCGGTATTGAAGTGAAGGATACAGGTCCTGGTATTCCTGAAGATAAGCACCAAGCGATTTTTGAAAAATTACAACGCTTAACGCCATCCTATGAAGGGAAAGTGGAAGGCAGTGGCATTGGTTTGTATATCGTTGACCAATACGTCAAACATATGCAAGGTGAAATTAATGTTAAAAGTCACCTTGGACAAGGTAGCACCTTTACATTGTTATTACCAATGGTGGTGGCATCAGAATCTGATTTACCAGAAGAGCAGAGATTAAAAGAAAACACTTCGACACCGGTGACGCCTATCACAAAACCTGTCGTTGCCAAATTCATTTCTGTTGAAGAAACGACTCTCTCAACCAACGCGCCGCTGGTTTTATTGGTAGAAGATAACCCGATGATACAAATAGCGACAGAAGGATTACTCAATAGCGCTGGTTTTCGTGTGAATATTGCAGGCACGGGTGAAGAGGCACTAGAAAGCTTTGTTCCTGGAAAATATGCGCTCATTTACATGGATATTGGCTTACCGGATATGCAAGGCTATGACGTTGCCGCAGCGATTCGAAAAAAAGAAAATGAACTGAATGCCGTTACCGCAATCCCCATCGTGGCGTTGACAGGCCATGGAGCGGTAGATGTCCAAACGTTTTGTGGTCATTCCGGAATGCAAGGCATCTTAAGCAAGCCAATTACGCCTGAAAAAATTCATGGCGTCTGGCGACTTTATGGCAAAGGAGAAATTATCGACGTTCCAGGTTTGACGCTTCTTGATGTTGCTTCAAATACTATGCCGCCCTCCCTCGCAGAAAGTCTGAAAACAGTACCCATTATTGATTTCGCCGAAACGGTCGCGTTAATAGGTTCAGAAATTCAAGCCAATAAAATGTTTGAGTTTTTATCCAAAGACTTAACGAAAAACTATTTGCCGCAATTAAAAAAAACGGTACAACAGCAAGATTACACCGAGTTACGAAAATATCTGCACAGTCTTATTGGTGCTTTATGTTACGCAAAAGCTCCTCGTTTACACCACGCTTTGCTAGAACTTCAGGAAGCGGCGCGCAATACTTCGCCAACTATCGTCACCGCCTATCAACACGTTCGAGCAGAAGCCGAACAATTTCTTCGGCATTATCAGAAAATGAATATGGAAAGAATTACTCTATAA
- a CDS encoding universal stress protein, with amino-acid sequence MSVYKNILIATDLSEENNVVIEKSLAIAQSFNAKVSVLHVVEPLPGYGYAYVGIADIEAELLVEANKSMKVLAKKYNIPETSCYVEVGPMKAEMISLINKEKIDCLILGSHGRHGFSELLGSTAHSAVHSAPCDVITLRIKTQ; translated from the coding sequence ATGTCAGTTTATAAAAACATTTTAATTGCGACGGATTTATCCGAGGAAAATAATGTAGTAATAGAAAAGTCCTTAGCAATTGCCCAATCGTTTAATGCTAAAGTTAGCGTGTTACACGTAGTTGAGCCATTGCCAGGTTATGGCTATGCTTACGTTGGCATTGCTGATATTGAGGCTGAATTGTTGGTGGAAGCAAACAAAAGCATGAAAGTCTTGGCGAAGAAATACAATATTCCAGAAACATCTTGTTATGTTGAGGTTGGCCCAATGAAAGCAGAAATGATTTCTCTGATTAATAAAGAAAAAATTGATTGTTTGATTTTAGGAAGTCATGGTCGACATGGTTTTTCGGAACTGTTAGGATCAACCGCGCATTCTGCAGTGCATTCAGCGCCGTGTGATGTGATTACCTTGCGGATTAAAACGCAATAA
- the clpB gene encoding ATP-dependent chaperone ClpB produces MRMDKLTHSFQSALSDAQSLALGKNHQMIEPAHLLAAMVESPTSTVYALLNKLGANVLQIKAKLAEAIDRFPQVQGSPGDIHLSNDLTRLLNVTDQLAQQRKDQYISSELFLLAALEDKGSVGAILKQAGIKTAALESAINEIRGGENVKEQGAEGARQALEKYTRDLTKDAENGKLDPVIGRDSEIRRLIQVLQRRTKNNPVLIGEPGVGKTAIVEGLAQRIINREVPEGLQDKRVLSLDMGSLLAGAKYRGDFEERLKSVLNDISKQNGQVILFIDEIHTMVGAGKADGAMDAGNMLKPALARGELRCVGATTLDEYRQYIEKDAALERRFQKVLVEEPSVPDTIAILRGLKERYAIHHGVEITDDAIVAAATLSHRYIVDRQLPDKAIDLIDEAASRIRIEIDSKPESMDTLERRLIQLKIEREALKKESDDAAVKRREHLEDEIKLLEKQFSDLEEIWKAEKASLQGAQVIKESLEKARADLESAHRSGDLAKMSELQYGKIPELEKQLIAVSSAEKTEHKLLRNKVTDEEIADVVSRWTHIPVSKLLEGERDKLLAMESALHKRVIGQEEAVVAVSNAIRRSRAGLADPNRPIGSFLFLGPTGVGKTELCKALAMFLFDTEEAMVRIDMSEFMEKHSVARLIGAPPGYVGYEEGGYLTEAVRRKPYSVLLLDEVEKAHHDVFNILLQVLDDGRLTDGQGRTVDFRNTVIVMTSNLGSDRIQAMSGKEDYEAMKQAVMEIVGQHFRPEFINRIDETVVFHPLGAAQIKLITGIQIESLKKRLAIKEMHLQISDDAMELISNVGYDPAYGARPLKRAIQQVLENPLAQALLKGEFSAGDTISVTSQVGRLAFSHSKQ; encoded by the coding sequence ATGAGAATGGATAAATTGACACATTCCTTTCAAAGCGCGCTATCTGACGCTCAGTCTTTAGCTTTGGGTAAAAATCATCAAATGATTGAGCCTGCGCATTTATTGGCGGCGATGGTAGAGTCACCCACCAGCACTGTCTATGCATTGCTCAATAAATTAGGGGCAAATGTTTTACAGATTAAAGCAAAACTTGCCGAAGCTATCGATCGCTTTCCTCAGGTCCAGGGTAGTCCTGGAGATATTCATCTTTCAAATGATTTAACACGTTTGCTCAATGTCACTGATCAGCTCGCTCAACAACGCAAAGACCAGTATATTTCTTCAGAATTATTTTTATTAGCAGCTTTAGAAGATAAAGGTTCTGTTGGAGCCATTTTAAAACAAGCAGGTATTAAAACAGCAGCGCTTGAGAGCGCGATCAATGAAATACGCGGAGGAGAAAACGTGAAAGAGCAAGGCGCGGAGGGAGCGCGGCAAGCGTTGGAGAAATATACACGTGATTTGACCAAAGATGCCGAAAACGGCAAGCTTGATCCGGTGATTGGCCGCGATAGTGAGATTCGACGTTTGATACAAGTATTACAACGCCGTACGAAAAATAATCCTGTATTAATTGGTGAACCTGGCGTTGGTAAAACCGCTATTGTTGAAGGATTAGCGCAACGTATTATTAATCGCGAAGTACCGGAAGGTTTGCAAGATAAGCGCGTGTTGTCACTCGATATGGGAAGTTTATTGGCCGGCGCAAAATATCGCGGTGATTTTGAAGAGCGTTTAAAATCAGTTTTGAATGATATCTCGAAACAAAATGGTCAAGTGATTTTGTTTATTGATGAAATTCATACTATGGTCGGTGCGGGTAAAGCCGATGGAGCCATGGATGCGGGTAATATGTTGAAACCCGCCCTTGCGCGTGGCGAATTGCGTTGCGTTGGCGCGACAACTTTAGATGAATATAGGCAATATATTGAAAAAGATGCAGCATTAGAGCGTCGTTTCCAAAAAGTGTTGGTTGAAGAGCCTTCTGTGCCTGATACCATAGCGATTTTGCGTGGATTAAAAGAACGCTACGCCATTCATCACGGTGTCGAGATTACCGATGATGCGATTGTTGCGGCGGCCACCTTATCACACCGCTATATTGTCGATCGACAACTGCCCGATAAAGCGATTGATTTAATTGATGAAGCAGCCAGTCGTATTCGAATTGAAATTGATTCTAAACCTGAGTCTATGGATACGCTCGAGCGTCGTTTAATTCAATTAAAAATCGAGCGTGAAGCATTAAAAAAAGAATCGGATGATGCTGCGGTTAAGCGTCGCGAACATTTAGAAGATGAGATTAAATTGCTTGAAAAACAATTTTCTGACTTAGAAGAAATTTGGAAAGCAGAAAAAGCCTCTCTTCAGGGTGCACAAGTGATTAAAGAGTCTTTAGAAAAAGCACGCGCTGATTTGGAGAGCGCGCATCGTTCGGGTGATTTAGCCAAAATGTCGGAATTGCAATATGGTAAAATCCCCGAATTAGAAAAACAATTAATCGCAGTCTCTTCGGCAGAAAAAACGGAACATAAATTATTGCGCAATAAAGTCACTGACGAAGAAATTGCCGATGTTGTTTCGCGTTGGACACATATTCCCGTGTCAAAATTATTGGAAGGCGAGCGTGATAAATTATTGGCGATGGAATCTGCATTGCATAAGCGTGTTATCGGACAAGAAGAAGCGGTGGTTGCGGTGTCAAACGCTATTCGACGTTCGCGAGCGGGGCTTGCAGATCCGAATAGACCCATAGGATCTTTTTTGTTTTTAGGACCGACAGGTGTGGGTAAAACCGAGCTATGTAAAGCTTTGGCGATGTTTTTGTTTGACACGGAAGAGGCGATGGTTCGTATTGATATGTCAGAGTTTATGGAAAAACATTCGGTTGCGCGTTTGATTGGTGCTCCACCGGGATATGTCGGATACGAAGAGGGTGGTTATTTAACAGAAGCGGTGAGACGCAAGCCTTATTCCGTGTTGTTGTTAGATGAAGTGGAAAAAGCGCATCACGATGTATTTAATATTTTATTGCAAGTGCTTGATGATGGTCGATTGACCGACGGACAAGGTCGTACCGTTGATTTTCGTAATACAGTGATAGTCATGACGTCAAACTTAGGCTCGGATCGTATTCAGGCAATGTCAGGAAAAGAAGATTATGAAGCAATGAAGCAGGCGGTGATGGAAATCGTCGGACAACATTTTCGCCCGGAATTTATCAATCGAATTGATGAAACAGTCGTTTTCCATCCTTTGGGTGCGGCACAGATTAAGTTAATTACAGGCATTCAGATTGAATCCTTGAAAAAACGTTTAGCAATTAAGGAAATGCATTTACAGATTTCTGATGATGCCATGGAATTGATTTCAAATGTGGGTTACGATCCTGCATACGGTGCTCGTCCATTGAAAAGAGCGATTCAGCAAGTATTGGAAAATCCTTTAGCGCAGGCGCTTCTTAAAGGGGAATTTTCCGCCGGAGATACAATTTCAGTAACGAGTCAGGTGGGGCGTTTGGCCTTTAGTCATAGTAAGCAATAA
- a CDS encoding ATP-binding protein: MKRNIFNKINELLNYFPVVAILGARQTGKTTLARQLRPEWQYYDCEKPAVFQRIQHDPELFFEQNQQYIIVDEAQELPVIFNVLRGIIDENRAQKGRFILTGSSSPELLDNISESLAGRVAIIELETLKTNELFQAPLSEFYCLFSDTLNRDGFNGFMNKNKQAPLTKQQIQQSWLYGGYPEPVLAKNKNYYDAWMENYYQTYINRDVAKLFPRLNKVNYQRFIRMLGYLSGTIINKAELARNLEVSQPMISQYLHIADKTYVWRQLSSFEKNITKSIVKMPKGLIRDSGLRNYLQQIHSVEGLFSHPLVGNAFETFVIEEIIKGLQATTITHWNSYYYRTRNGAEIDLILEGNFGQLPIEIKYGINTPIKQLRTLEQYVEEHQLPLGIVVNQADQIAWLTKNILQVPVRWL; the protein is encoded by the coding sequence ATGAAAAGAAATATATTCAATAAAATCAATGAATTGCTAAATTACTTCCCGGTTGTCGCCATTTTGGGGGCGAGGCAGACGGGGAAGACGACACTTGCTAGACAATTAAGGCCTGAGTGGCAATATTACGATTGTGAGAAGCCCGCTGTTTTTCAACGTATTCAACATGATCCAGAATTATTTTTTGAGCAAAATCAGCAGTATATTATTGTTGATGAGGCACAAGAACTGCCTGTCATATTTAACGTTCTTCGCGGCATTATTGATGAGAACAGAGCGCAAAAAGGTCGATTTATTCTAACAGGCTCCAGCAGCCCTGAGTTGTTAGATAATATTTCTGAATCACTAGCAGGTAGAGTCGCGATTATTGAGCTAGAGACATTAAAAACAAATGAATTATTTCAAGCGCCACTTAGCGAGTTTTATTGTTTATTTTCAGATACGTTAAACCGTGATGGTTTTAATGGTTTTATGAATAAAAATAAACAAGCACCATTAACAAAACAACAAATTCAGCAGTCTTGGCTTTATGGAGGCTACCCGGAGCCTGTGCTTGCGAAGAATAAAAATTATTATGACGCGTGGATGGAAAACTATTATCAAACCTATATTAATCGTGATGTTGCAAAGCTTTTTCCACGATTAAACAAAGTTAATTATCAGCGTTTTATTCGTATGTTAGGGTATTTATCAGGAACCATCATTAACAAAGCTGAGCTGGCGAGAAATCTGGAAGTAAGTCAGCCTATGATTAGTCAATACTTACATATTGCAGATAAAACATATGTCTGGCGACAGCTATCCAGTTTTGAAAAAAACATCACTAAATCAATTGTAAAAATGCCAAAGGGTTTAATACGAGATAGTGGATTGAGAAATTATTTGCAACAAATTCATTCTGTTGAGGGTTTATTTAGTCATCCACTTGTGGGTAATGCATTTGAAACGTTTGTCATCGAAGAGATTATTAAAGGACTGCAAGCAACAACGATTACGCATTGGAATAGTTATTACTATCGAACACGTAATGGCGCTGAAATTGATTTGATTCTTGAGGGTAATTTTGGGCAATTACCTATAGAAATAAAATATGGCATCAACACTCCAATCAAGCAACTGCGTACACTTGAGCAATATGTAGAAGAGCACCAGCTTCCTTTGGGTATAGTTGTCAACCAGGCGGATCAAATTGCTTGGCTGACTAAAAATATTTTACAAGTGCCTGTTAGATGGTTGTGA
- a CDS encoding CBS domain-containing protein: MMSDERSERTKRSWLNVLGAAFVGEPQDREQLMDVLRDAEQRELLDGEALSMIESTMRLSEMRVREAMTFRTRMVFAKEGQSLEALVAIANDSEYSRLPVFDENEEHVKGVLLVKDLLEYFFEQKRVNFELSKILRPAFFVPESKRLNSLLREFQTKHNHMAIVINEYGDVSGLVTIEDVIEQIVGEIEDEHDVDEDADNVVARDGGFYTVKAMMPLEDFNEYFSSALSGGGFDTIGGLLLSELGYLPKRGEVIELEGFRINILHADHHRLRLLEVQRISPEEE; the protein is encoded by the coding sequence GTGATGAGTGACGAGCGTTCAGAAAGAACCAAAAGAAGTTGGTTGAATGTTTTGGGTGCAGCCTTTGTTGGAGAGCCGCAAGATCGCGAACAACTGATGGATGTTTTGCGTGATGCTGAACAGCGAGAATTGCTTGATGGCGAAGCGCTGTCAATGATTGAAAGCACCATGCGACTCTCTGAAATGCGCGTGCGCGAGGCCATGACATTTAGAACGCGCATGGTGTTTGCTAAAGAAGGCCAAAGCTTAGAGGCTTTAGTTGCCATAGCAAATGATTCTGAATATTCACGCCTTCCAGTGTTTGATGAGAATGAAGAGCATGTTAAAGGCGTATTGTTAGTTAAAGATTTGTTAGAGTATTTTTTTGAGCAAAAAAGAGTTAATTTTGAATTATCAAAAATTTTACGGCCCGCATTTTTCGTGCCGGAAAGTAAACGTTTAAATAGCTTATTGCGTGAATTTCAAACTAAACATAATCATATGGCTATCGTGATTAATGAGTATGGAGATGTCTCTGGTTTAGTGACGATTGAAGATGTCATTGAACAAATTGTTGGCGAAATTGAAGACGAGCACGACGTTGATGAAGATGCAGATAATGTGGTGGCGCGCGATGGTGGTTTCTATACAGTTAAAGCCATGATGCCGTTAGAGGACTTTAATGAATATTTCAGTTCGGCATTATCTGGTGGCGGCTTTGATACCATTGGCGGGCTGCTGTTAAGTGAGTTGGGATATTTGCCTAAGCGCGGCGAAGTCATTGAGCTCGAAGGTTTTCGCATTAATATATTGCACGCAGATCATCATCGCTTGCGATTATTAGAAGTGCAGCGTATTTCCCCAGAAGAGGAATAA
- a CDS encoding RelA/SpoT family protein — translation MPAYKKGSHERLPLRKRGHVRYFKKLRKELEKYLEPDLIELVYQAYELAVRAHYGQTRHTGEPYVTHPVAVAIILAKMHLDHQTIIAALLHDVLEDTLIEKQELIDSFGVEVADLVDGVSKLTLMEFETKAHAQAENFRKMIMAMAQDIRVIIVKLADRLHNMRTLGAVSQEKRRRVVTETLDIYAPIANRLGMNTFRVAYEELGFEALYPRRCRVLKKAVKQFTGNRSGILKEIEDQLNARLIEYGLPSAAFESRQKYLYSIYSKMRDKHLSFSEVMDIYGFRIIVDSVDMCYRVLGALHTFYKPLHQRFKDYIAIPKSNGYQSLHTTLFTPYGVPLEIQIRTESMNELAERGIAAHWAYKTGDPSPNPAHLRAREWIKNILELQQNAGSSLEFIESVKTDLFPHEVYVFTPKGKILELPEGATAVDFAYAIHSDIGNKCVAAKIDKKMMPLSTCLQSGQTVEIIRAPSALPHPTWLNFVVTGKAKSSIRHYFKTQQIILSDKVDTHLSVNMVLDVAKRSGLLADVTIVLSQLKVNITRVDATETHQHAEVKLTLQVDGRQHLAQVIKALRKINGVLKIRR, via the coding sequence ATGCCTGCCTATAAAAAGGGCAGCCACGAGCGATTGCCCCTACGGAAGAGGGGGCATGTGAGATATTTCAAAAAATTACGTAAAGAATTAGAGAAGTATTTAGAGCCGGATTTAATTGAGTTGGTTTATCAGGCTTACGAGCTTGCCGTTCGTGCGCATTACGGTCAAACTCGACACACGGGCGAACCTTATGTCACTCATCCGGTTGCTGTCGCAATCATTCTCGCTAAAATGCACCTGGATCATCAAACCATTATTGCTGCGTTACTCCACGACGTCTTAGAAGATACGCTGATTGAAAAACAAGAGCTTATCGATTCTTTTGGCGTAGAGGTGGCCGATCTTGTTGATGGTGTAAGCAAGTTGACGCTGATGGAGTTCGAAACCAAAGCGCATGCACAAGCTGAAAATTTTAGAAAAATGATTATGGCCATGGCGCAAGATATTCGCGTCATTATAGTGAAGTTAGCAGATCGCTTACATAATATGCGAACGCTGGGTGCTGTTTCTCAAGAAAAGCGGCGCCGCGTTGTGACGGAAACGTTAGATATTTATGCGCCGATTGCAAATCGTTTAGGCATGAATACATTTCGTGTCGCTTATGAAGAGCTTGGTTTTGAAGCGTTATATCCTAGACGTTGTCGTGTTTTAAAAAAAGCGGTTAAGCAATTTACCGGTAATCGAAGTGGCATTCTGAAAGAGATTGAAGATCAATTAAATGCACGTTTAATTGAGTATGGCTTGCCCTCAGCAGCATTTGAGAGCCGACAAAAATATTTATATAGTATTTATAGCAAAATGCGGGACAAACATTTGTCGTTTTCTGAAGTCATGGATATTTATGGGTTTAGGATTATTGTTGACTCTGTTGATATGTGTTACCGCGTTTTAGGTGCTTTACACACATTTTATAAACCGCTGCACCAACGATTTAAAGATTATATTGCGATCCCAAAATCGAATGGCTATCAATCGTTGCACACGACATTATTTACACCGTATGGTGTGCCGCTAGAAATTCAAATTCGCACTGAATCAATGAATGAACTGGCGGAGCGCGGAATTGCCGCCCACTGGGCGTATAAGACAGGAGACCCTTCCCCCAATCCTGCGCATTTACGCGCGCGCGAATGGATAAAAAACATTCTCGAATTACAACAAAATGCCGGAAGTTCGCTAGAGTTTATTGAGAGTGTAAAAACCGATTTGTTTCCTCATGAGGTTTATGTGTTTACTCCTAAGGGAAAAATTCTGGAATTACCCGAGGGTGCTACTGCAGTCGATTTTGCGTATGCAATTCACTCTGATATTGGTAATAAATGCGTTGCTGCTAAAATTGACAAAAAAATGATGCCGCTAAGCACTTGCTTGCAAAGCGGTCAAACGGTGGAAATTATCCGGGCTCCTAGCGCGCTTCCTCATCCCACCTGGTTGAATTTTGTTGTGACAGGTAAGGCAAAAAGTAGTATTCGACATTATTTCAAAACCCAGCAAATTATACTGAGTGATAAAGTGGATACGCATTTGTCAGTAAACATGGTATTAGATGTCGCTAAGCGATCAGGGCTGCTGGCTGACGTTACCATTGTGCTTAGTCAATTAAAAGTGAATATTACTCGTGTTGATGCGACTGAAACGCATCAGCATGCCGAAGTGAAGTTGACCTTGCAAGTAGATGGACGACAACATTTGGCGCAAGTGATTAAGGCGTTGCGCAAGATCAATGGAGTCTTGAAAATTCGGCGGTAA